A stretch of Eubalaena glacialis isolate mEubGla1 chromosome 10, mEubGla1.1.hap2.+ XY, whole genome shotgun sequence DNA encodes these proteins:
- the LOC133099947 gene encoding LOW QUALITY PROTEIN: olfactory receptor 5B21-like (The sequence of the model RefSeq protein was modified relative to this genomic sequence to represent the inferred CDS: deleted 1 base in 1 codon; substituted 1 base at 1 genomic stop codon): MERVGKEEGKVRARKAEGSMNLYGVAEVTLTSGGSNLSKEDDVIRGECRYLSGAEDSREAREILGKLMDGNESGTKLKLTSVENSTEAMEFILLGLTDDPNLQVPLLLVFLFIYLITLVGNVGMMLVIYSDSHFHTPMYFFLSNLSFVDPGYSSAVAPKTVAALHSGNKLISHNGCAAQSFFFVGFATVECYLLASMACDRHAVLCRPLHYTTTMTAGVCALLTMGSCVCGFLNACIHTADTFRLSFCGSNEMNHFFCEVPPLLALSCPNTCMSKLVVFFVVGFNVFFTLLVILISYFFIYIAVXRRHSAEGRKKAFSTCASHLTAISIFYGTIIFIYLRPSSTHSVDMDKIASVFYTVVIPMLNPLIYSLRNKEVKHALWKTLNKLNSQSLSVNRK; encoded by the exons ATGGAGCGGGTGGGAAAAGAAGAGGGCAAGGTCCGAGCTAGGAAGGCAGAAGGCAGCATGAATTTATATGGTGTGGCTGAGGTGACATTAACATCAGGTGGCTCCAATCTTAGTAAAGAAGATGATGTCATCCGCGGAGAGTGCAGATACCTCAGTGGGGCTGAGGACTCAAGAGAAGCTCGGGAAATTCTTGGGAAATTGATGGATGGAAATGAGTCAGGA ACTAAATTGAAGTTAACCTCAGTGGAGAATAGCACAGAAGCAATGGAGTTCATCctcttgggattaacagatgacCCCAACCTCCAGGTTCCCCTCCTCCTGGTATTTTTGTTCATCTACCTCATCACTTTGGTTGGGAATGTG GGGATGATGCTGGTCATCTACTCAGACTCCCACTTCCACACTCCAATGTACTTCTTCCTTAGCAACCTCTCCTTTGTCGATCCGGGTTACTCATCAGCCGTAGCTCCCAAGACGGTGGCTGCACTGCACTCAGGAAACAAACTCATCTCCCACAATGGATGTGCTGCTCAGTCCTTCTTCTTTGTGGGTTTTGCCACTGTCGAGTGCTACCTCCTGGCCTCCATGGCCTGTGACCGCCATGCAGTGCTGTGTAGGCCCCTTCATTACACCACCACCATGACAGCAGGTGTGTGTGCCCTCCTGACGATGGGCTCCTGTGTCTGTGGCTTCCTCAATGCCTGCATCCACACAGCAGACACCTTCAGACTCTCCTTCTGTGGTTCAAATGAGATGAATCACTTTTTCTGCGAAGTCCCTCCACTCCTGGCTCTCTCGTGCCCCAACACATGCATGAGCAAGCTGGTGGTCTTCTTTGTCGTGGGCTTCAATGTCTTTTTCACCCTCCTGGTCATCCTCATCTCTTACTTCTTCATATACATTGCCGTTTGACGGAGGCATTCtgcggaaggaaggaagaaagcctTCTCCACCTGTGCGTCCCATCTCACGGCCATCTCCATTTTCTATGGAACAATCATCTTCATATACTTACGGCCCAGCTCCACCCACTCCGTGGACATGGACAAAATAGCATCTGTGTTTTACACGGTGGTGATTCCCATGCTGAACCCCTTGATCTACAGTCTTAGGAACAAAGAAGTGAAACACGCTCTCtggaaaacactcaacaaacttaATTCCCAGTCTTTAAGTGTGAATAGGAAGTAG